The genomic stretch CGCCGCCTGTACGAAAGAGACGGCCGGTATCAAAGCCGCCGAGGCGTCGAAAGAGCCGGAACGCTCCTTTTCCTTCACCGGGACGGTCACCCACGTGCCCCTTGAAGGGGGGTTTTTCGGCATCGTCACTGACGACGGCCAGCGTCTCGACCCCGTCAACCTGCCAACACACGTCAAGCAGGACGGCTTGCGCATCCGGGGCATAGCCCGTAAAATGAACGCTTCCATCGGCTTCCACATGTGGGGAGTGCGGGTGGAAATCGAATCGGCGGAACCTCTGCCGCACTAAAATGAAGAACAAATGATCAATTGAACGGGAACGGCCGGCGCGAGGCGTCGGAAAATGAAGAAAGGCTATACAATCCGATGGATAAAGGCACTGATCAGCCCCGTCCCACCACGAAAAGCCATCAGCACCGCAAGGTTGTTGAACTCACCCGCACCGGCCACCAGATGGCCAAAGCCCGCCGATGGCAGCAGGCCAAAGCGGCCTTTGCCCAAGCCCTTGAGATGGAGCCGGAAAACGCCTATGCCCTCACCGGCATGGGGGATGCCTGCCGCAGCCTGGGCGCCATGGAAGAATCCATCCCCTACTATCAGAAGGTGCTCAAGGCCGACGGCAAAAACCTCTTCGCCCTGCGGGGTTTAGGGGACGCCCTGCGTGAACTCCGGCAATACAAGGAAGCCGTGGGCCTCTGGCAGACCTACCTGCGTCTGCGGCCCAACGACATCTTCGTCATCACTCGCATCGCCGACGGTCTCAAGATGATGGGCCATTTCGGCGAGGCGGAAAAACACTACGAGCAGGCCCTCAAGCTCAACCCACGCGACCACTACACGCTTATGGGCATCGCTGACCTCTACCACAAGGAAGGCTACGAGACCAAGGCCATCGAATACTACGAAAAGGTCCTGGCCCGCCGCCCCGATCTCATCAACATCCTCACCATGGTCGGCAACCTCTACTGGAAACGCTTCGATTTCGAAAAAGCCAAGGATTTCTACGCCAAGGCCGTCGAAATCGACAGTCACAACCCCTATGCCCTCTACGGGCTCGGCAACTATTACCGCTGGAAACGTGAATACCGCAGAGCTATCGCCACCTGGGAACGCATCCTCGAAAAACACGAGGGCACAGTCAACATGCTCTCACGCCTGGGGGACGCCTACCGGAACCTCGGCGAATTCGACCAGGCCGAAAAGACCTACCTCGGCATCCTCCAGAACGGTTTCGACAAATACGCCCAGATCGGACTGGCCAAACTGCGCTTTCTGCAGGGCAAACTGGCGGAAGCCCTTGACCTGTACCGAGGCTTCCACGCCCACGAAGGGGACAATCCCAAGATCGTCGCCGAAGTCAGTGCTCTTCTGCTGCAGGAGCAGTGCTTTGAGGGTGCCCGTTCTTTTTATCACCTCATCCTGGACGAACTGCCCCACGGCGCCGAATCCCGCCAACTGGCCCAGGAAAACCTGAAGGAGCTGCCCGCTGCCGATTGAGGCGGGCAGCCTTCTTTCATCGGGAAACGCCGGTGAACTATCTCTTTCACCTCTACCTCTCCGACCCCGAGCCCCCCTGCCTGCTCGGCAACCT from Desulfuromonas sp. KJ2020 encodes the following:
- a CDS encoding tetratricopeptide repeat protein, which encodes MDKGTDQPRPTTKSHQHRKVVELTRTGHQMAKARRWQQAKAAFAQALEMEPENAYALTGMGDACRSLGAMEESIPYYQKVLKADGKNLFALRGLGDALRELRQYKEAVGLWQTYLRLRPNDIFVITRIADGLKMMGHFGEAEKHYEQALKLNPRDHYTLMGIADLYHKEGYETKAIEYYEKVLARRPDLINILTMVGNLYWKRFDFEKAKDFYAKAVEIDSHNPYALYGLGNYYRWKREYRRAIATWERILEKHEGTVNMLSRLGDAYRNLGEFDQAEKTYLGILQNGFDKYAQIGLAKLRFLQGKLAEALDLYRGFHAHEGDNPKIVAEVSALLLQEQCFEGARSFYHLILDELPHGAESRQLAQENLKELPAAD